The nucleotide window TATGAAGGTTGTTAATTCTCACGTTGAATTTCGAACTTGTTTTGACGAAGAGGGAAGACTTGGTTATTGGGAACAGATGAATCCTAGCTATACTATATTTCATAATGATGATAAAACGTTTTCTGATTTATGGACAGATTTTAATTTGGATTTTAATTCATTCCACAAAAGTTACCAAGAAGATATGAAACAATATGGTGAAGTGAAAGAGTTAAGTCCGAAAAAACAGGCACCTCAAAACTTAGTCCCTATTTCCTGTATTCCGTGGACTAGCTTCACAGGGTTTAACTTAAATATCTTTAATGATGGTACTTACTTGTTACCAATCATTACAGGTGGTAAGTATTTTAATCAAGAAGATAAAGTATTGTTACCTATTTCACTACAAGTTCATCATTCCGTTTGCGATGGATACCACGCTAGCCATTTCTTTAAAGAAATGCAACAATTGGCTGACAACTGCAATGAATGGCTAAACGTACATTTTTAATTAATAGAACGTATTATAAAGTATACAAAACCAACCTAATAAACGTTCCCAAATGAATTTTTGGAACACATAAAAAGCCCACTACCAATAGGTAATGGGCTTAAGTCTATTTTTTATTTTGAGCTTTATAAATCATCGTAATCACTTCTTCGCGTGTAGCTGGCCGTTTTAGATAGGTACCATCTGATACACCATTTTCCTTCGCCCACTCCACAGC belongs to Solibacillus sp. FSL R7-0682 and includes:
- the catA gene encoding type A chloramphenicol O-acetyltransferase, translated to MEFNIIDLNTWERKPYFEHFLNHTRCTFSMTANIDITKLLERTRVEDIKFYPTFIYMVMKVVNSHVEFRTCFDEEGRLGYWEQMNPSYTIFHNDDKTFSDLWTDFNLDFNSFHKSYQEDMKQYGEVKELSPKKQAPQNLVPISCIPWTSFTGFNLNIFNDGTYLLPIITGGKYFNQEDKVLLPISLQVHHSVCDGYHASHFFKEMQQLADNCNEWLNVHF